One genomic region from Nymphaea colorata isolate Beijing-Zhang1983 chromosome 10, ASM883128v2, whole genome shotgun sequence encodes:
- the LOC116261833 gene encoding uncharacterized protein LOC116261833 — protein sequence MSSLVMDEDLKAKAEIYHGDELCRQKTLDLLKELELPNGLLPLEDILEVGIIRENGYVWLKQKKRKEHHFKKISKMVSYNTEVTAYCEKGKFKKMTGVKSKELLIWVTLTDMFVDDTNTKITFIGPGGLGRTFPISAFQNEEK from the coding sequence ATGTCCTCCTTGGTCATGGACGAGGACCTCAAGGCCAAGGCAGAGATCTACCATGGGGACGAGCTTTGCAGGCAGAAAACCTTGGATCTTCTCAAGGAGTTGGAACTGCCCAATGGCCTCCTCCCCTTGGAGGACATCTTAGAAGTCGGGATCATCAGGGAGAACGGCTATGTCTGGCTgaagcagaagaagaggaaggaacaCCACTTCAAGAAGATCAGCAAGATGGTGTCCTACAACACCGAGGTCACCGCCTATTGTGAGAAGGGCAAGTTCAAGAAGATGACTGGGGTGAAGAGCAAGGAGCTGCTGATCTGGGTGACCCTGACTGATATGTTTGTGGACGACACCAATACTAAGATCACCTTTATTGGCCCAGGAGGGTTGGGAAGGACTTTCCCTATTTCTGCCTTCCAAAACGAGGAGAAGTAG